One window from the genome of Papilio machaon chromosome 6, ilPapMach1.1, whole genome shotgun sequence encodes:
- the LOC106712001 gene encoding uncharacterized protein LOC106712001: MGSLNIAEWSPDQVMDWLSGLGPTVAGYVPALRQRGLDGAKLLTLRCDDLEYLGIHIIGHQELLLEAVEHLRNFQYEVSRECVQQLALRVSGAATSLARALRHAADARLETHSLADVARTVHAVKPLVCWLDRWAGTGVALGERKAALLKLALEAATCAQRDRFAEQPARAVAAAAAAAAQLADYIIQDVSDPMILQPASLDTVTLRQGARALGFEVLPSFCGHHQLAHIRFGSPAHASGAVHDGDEIVQVGGQCVIGWSGEAVERLCARTAAAAPGGDLPLRLRRRGAARPARTPPLHAPRRARRRPPPPADLLLHRYELKVPELTGGEERGRGSEGAAPGGQSGAAGGRPVETGGEQAGAEQAPASSSDESEPLSPPASPTHLHLDGARMYGERPRGAARRRHSVSGGSPPARRHHLALHRFWQELQQRRWERGHSPPPEDALYRRDKAVSYSTGLELSPRPRTCLGVPPRAPPAPTAPTAPPAPPTPSSPSAPRGKLDKSHSTPAYDFDGSPPEPPLAAQTIPESPTTPTDGPPLPPSEKAGQILDFKKSSCQIGEAILQQRSRRHEARNLALVEARNRPLIDLVIGDESETSATEVSAPHSPTADRRRVMLLRQPRPRAAERSAPPDPPPRTAPRAAPPAAPRAAPPAAPPAPPRDLPAPLLNIGAGESASAVTSPLSPPAPAPAPAPALAPAPAPAPAPAPAPASAPATPAPRLTRDSQGSLVRHITKHDIRLVSTERRALPPINGEADAPQSPPAPAPGPAHMPVATPPSSTSRALFTSSKTRSLKKKNSMLAKRREVSARAVAARGGAAGGAAGGGVWQRVRARTAQQPRWARRHLLLAHNLLYAYRSPDCSRADCMIYLEGFTVCAAGEVKSRAHAFKVYHTGTAFYFACDSRDAMLAWIQLIHRATLLPSLLPHPTTTAATTTGTEIFKQFSETDYSDTDSDTESSERRHDLRERERDRERERERDKDKSKFGSLKKLTHRAQRSESQESVALGPASLDRKYLRFFSRHRAKDEHKPRKTSPGRAASPGRAASPGRAASAAKRLPKPIDYIHASNPNLLDFEKSDFVTKPAIQVPRRPAHKPDTLVGLVTLEQFMLQRQAEERQQRAPAPAPCACPQELRAQLGRVVPDVIYGELRDPKRDLRQDPNKRAAHGHYKYMQCLWCDDLCGDVCGLLQVRACGGRGCGCGCGCGCGCGGLARLAAQEPQGSHCYCRCSICTIKSMRWLHVLTHSVQHSSSWVSGGGEEAGSGAGSGAGSGAGSGAAGGAGDAAGGAASGPGVSRLRLMFGGARQVNDDYDERDTSAPHKVMLYTGEETCALQESGRGTYPHLQCPPTFQPESYSLAHAAARRPRTHRPAHAPHD, encoded by the exons ATGGGAAGTTTAAACATAGCAGAGTGGTCACCGGACCAGGTGATGGATTGGCTGTCTG GGCTGGGGCCCACTGTGGCGGGCTACGTGCCGGCGCTCCGCCAGCGCGGTCTGGACGGCGCCAAGCTGCTCACCCTCCGATGTGATGATCTTGAATATCTCGGAATTCACATTATCGGGCACCAGGAGCTGCTGCTCGAAGCAGTCGAACACTTGCGGAacttt CAGTACGAGGTGTCGCGCGAGTGCGTGCAGCAGCTGGCGCTGCGCGTGTCGGGCGCGGCGACCTCGCTGGCGCGCGCGCTGCGCCACGCCGCCGACGCGCGCCTCGAGACGCACTCGCTGGCGGACGTGGCGCGCACCGTGCACGCAGTCAAGCCGCTCGTCTGCTGGCTCGACAG GTGGGCGGGCACAGGCGTGGCGCTGGGCGAGCGCAAGGCGGCGCTGCTCAAGCTCGCGCTGGAGGCGGCCACGTGCGCGCAACGAGACCGCTTCGCCGAGCAGCCCGCGCGCGCTGTCGccgcagccgccgccgccgccgcgcagCTCGCCGACTACATCATACAG GACGTGTCGGACCCGATGATCCTGCAGCCGGCCTCGCTGGACACGGTGACGCTGCGGCAGGGCGCGCGCGCGCTCGGCTTCGAGGTGCTGCCCTCCTTCTGCGGCCATCACCAGCTCGCCCACATCCGCTTCGGCTCGCCCGCGCACGCCTCGGGCGCCGTGCACGACGGGGACGAGATCGTGCAG GTGGGCGGGCAGTGCGTCATCGGCTGGAGCGGCGAGGCGGTGGAGCGGCTGTGTGCGCGCACTGCGGCCGCGGCGCCCGGCGGCGACCTGCCGCTGCGTCTGCGCAGGCGCGGCGCCGCGAGACCCGCCCGCACCCCGCCCCTGCACGCCCCCCGCCGCGCCCGGCGCCGCCCCCCGCCCCCCGCCGACCTCCTCCTGCACAG ATACGAGTTGAAGGTCCCCGAGTTGACCGGAGGCGAGGAGCGCGGGAGGGGCTCGGAGGGCGCGGCGCCGGGCGGGCAgtcgggcgcggcgggcgggcgCCCGGTGGAGACTGGGGGCGAGCAGGCGGGCGCGGAGCAGGCGCCCGCCTCGTCCTCGGACGAGAGCGAGCCGCTGTCGCCGCCCGCCTCGCCCACGCACCTGCACCTGGACGGCGCCAG GATGTACGGGGAGCGGCCGcggggcgcggcgcggcgccggCACAGCGTGAGCGGCGGCAGCCCGCCCGCGCGCCGGCACCACCTCGCACTGCACCGG TTCTGGCAGGAGCTGCAGCAGCGGCGCTGGGAGCGCGGCCACAGCCCGCCGCCGGAGGACGCCCTCTACCGCCGCGACAAG GCGGTGTCGTACAGCACCGGGCTGGAGCTGTCGCCGCGCCCGCGCACCTGCCTGGGCGTGCCGCCGcgcgcgccccccgcgcccacCGCGCCCACCGCACCCCCCGCGCCCCCTACGCCCTCCTCGCCCTCCGCACCCCGCGGCAAGCTCGACAAGAGCCACTCCACGCCCGCCTACGACTTCGACGGCTCCCCGCCGGAGCCCCCTCTCGCCGCGCAGACCATCCCCGAGTCGCCCACCACTCCCACCGACGGGCCCCCCCTGCCGCCCTCGGAGAAAGCCGGACAGATCCTAGACTTCAAGAAGTCCAGCTGCCAGATCGGCGAGGCCATCCTGCAGCAGCGCAGCCGGCGGCACGAGGCCCGCAACCTCGCCCTGGTGGAGGCGCGCAACCGCCCGCTCATCGACCTCGTCATCGGAGACGAGTCGGAGACGTCGGCGACCGAAGTCTCCGCGCCCCACAGCCCTACAGCCGACCGACGTCGGGTTATGCTGCTCCG TCAGCCCAGACCTCGCGCCGCGGAGCGCAGCGCCCCGCCCGACCCGCCGCCGCGCACCGCACCGCGCGCCGCCCCGCCCGCCGCACCGCGCGCCGCCCCGCCCGCCGCACCGCCCGCCCCGCCGCGCGACCTGCCCGCGCCATTGCTCAATATCG GTGCGGGGGAGAGCGCGTCGGCCGTGACGTCACCGCTGTCGCcacccgcccccgcccccgcccccgctcCCGCCCTCgcgcccgcccccgcccccgcccccgcccccgcccccgcgcccgcctccGCGCCCGCCACGCCCGCGCCGCGCCTCACCAGAGACTCGCAG GGGTCGCTGGTGCGGCACATCACGAAGCACGACATCCGACTGGTGTCCACGGAGCGGCGAGCTCTGCCGCCCATCAACGGCGAGGCGGACGCCCCGCAGTccccgcccgcgcccgcccccGGCCCCGCCCACATGCCCGTGGCCACGCCCCCCTCTTCCACCTCGCGCGCGCTCTTCACCTCCTCCAAGACGCGCAGCCTCAAGAAGAAGAACTCTATGCTGGCCA AGAGGCGCGAGGTGAGCGCGCGCGCGGTGGCGGCGcggggcggcgcggcgggcggcgcggcgggcggcggcgtgTGGCAGCGCGTGAGGGCGCGCACCGCTCAGCAGCCCCGCTGGGCGCGTCGCCATCTGCTGCTGGCGCACAACCTGCTCTACGCCTACCGCTCGCCCGAC TGCTCGCGCGCAGACTGCATGATCTACCTGGAGGGGTTCACGGTGTGCGCGGCGGGCGAGGTGAAGTCGCGCGCGCACGCCTTCAAGGTGTACCACACGGGCACCGCCTTCTACTTCGCGTGCGACTCCCGCGACGCCATGCTGGCCTGGATACAGCTCATCCACCGCGCCACGCTGCTGCCCTCGCTGCTGCCTCACCCCACCACCACCGCCGCCACCACCACCGGCAC GGAAATCTTTAAGCAGTTTTCTGAAACGGATTATTCGGATACCGATTCCGATACCGAGAGCTCGGAGAGGCGGCACGACCTGagggagagagagagagacaggGAACGGGAGCGGGAGCGGGATAAAGACAAGTCCAAGTTCGGGTCCCTCAAGAAGTTGACGCACCGCGCGCAGCGCAGCGAATCGCAGGAGAGCGTCGCGCTCGgccccg CCAGCCTCGACAGAAAGTATCTGCGCTTCTTCTCCCGACACCGCGCCAAGGACGAGCACAAACCTCGCAAG ACGAGCCCGGGGCGGGCGGCGAGTCCGGGGCGGGCGGCGAGTCCGGGGCGGGCGGCGAGCGCGGCCAAGAGACTGCCCAAACCCATCGACTACATCCACGCCTCCAACCCCAACCTGCTCGACTTCGAGAAGAGCGACTTCGTCACCAAGCCGGCGATACAA GTGCCGCGGCGTCCGGCGCACAAACCCGACACTCTGGTGGGGCTCGTCACCCTCGAGCAGTTCATGCTGCAGCGCCAGGCCGAGGAGCGACAGCAgcgcgcccccgcccccgccccc TGCGCGTGTCCGCAGGAGCTGCGGGCGCAGCTGGGCCGCGTCGTGCCCGACGTCATCTACGGCGAGCTGCGCGACCCCAAGCGCGACCTCAGACAAGACCCCAACAAGCGCGCCGCACACGGGCAC TACAAGTACATGCAGTGCTTGTGGTGTGATGACTTGTGCGGTGACGTGTGCGGTCTGCTGCAGGTGCGAGCGTGCGGCGGGCGGGGCTGCGGCTGCGGCTGCGGCTGCGGCTGCGGCTGCGGCGGACTGGCGCGACTCGCTGCGCAGGAACCACAAGGTAGCCACTGCTACTGCCGCTGCTCgatttgtacaataaaatcGATGCGTTGGTTACACGTGCTAACACATTCTGTACAACATTCCAG CAGCTGGGtgagcggcggcggcgaggaGGCGGGCAGCGGGGCGGGCAGCGGGGCGGGCAGCGGGGCGGGCAGCGGGGCGGCAGGCGGGGCGGGGGacgcggcgggcggcgcggcgagCGGGCCTGGCGTATCTCGTCTCAGGTTGATGTTCGGCGGCGCGCGTCAGGTAAATGATGACTATGACGAGCGTGACACCTCGGCGCCGCACAAAGTAATGTTATATACAGGGGAGGAGACGTGTGCGTTACAGGAGAGCGGACGCGGCACGTACCCGCACCTGCAGTGTCCGCCCACATTCCAGCCCGAGAGCTACTCCCTGGCGCACGCCGCCGCGCGCCGCCCGCGCACGCACCGCCCCGCACACGCCCCGCACGACTGA